The Deinococcus reticulitermitis genomic interval CACCGGGTGCCCCAGCCAGGGCTCGGCCTGGGCCGGAGGCAGGACATAGAGCCAGGTGTCGCGCTCGGCCCGGGCGGTTCCGGTCCGTACCCCGCCTCCCAGGGTCTCGCCGGCCTCGTAGGCTTCTCCCCCGAGTTCGAGTGCCCCGCGCCGCACGACGAAGAGGCCCCCACTCACGTCGAGGGCGCTGCCCGCCGGACGGTACACGATCTCCAGATCCCGGACCAGGGCGCTCAGCGACGCGGCGTCCAGGGCGGCGTAGGGGGGGTAGCCTCGCAGGAAGCGTTCATGGTCGTGCAGGCCGACCCGGCTGGCATCGGTGGCCAAGGTAAGGGGTCCTCCTGGCACAACAGGCCGACAGACGAGGGGAAGCCGAGGTGTGGGTATGCAGCGGCAGTCTAGGCGATCCTGGTTCCTGAAACGCCCTGGGCCGTGCCCCCGGTTCTGGCCTTCTTGTACCGAGTTCAGTACCCCTGGCGTGACGACACGAGGCGCCGGGGTCCCCGCGCTAAATTGGGCCTGTTCCCCTCCGTTTTTGCCGCGCCGCGCGTGCCCCTGCCCGCTCCCGGTCCGCTTCCGCCTACTTTTTGCTCTGGAGGCCCCGCACATGACCCATGCCAACGACCATATCGACGCGATGCTGCACGAAACCCGCGTGATCCACCCGAGCGCCGAATTTCAGGCGCAGGCGCGCGTCAGTCGGGAAGAGTACGAGCGGCGCTACCGCCAGAGCCTCGACGACCCCGACACGTTCTGGTCGGAAGTGGCCGGCGAGTTGCACTGGATGGAGCCCTGGACCCAACTTCTCGACTGGCAGGAGCCGCACGCGCAGTGGTTTGTGGGGGCCAAAACGAATATCGCCTATAACGCCCTGGACCGCCAGGTGCAGCGCGGCCTCGGTGATAAACGGGCGATCATCTGGGAAGGCGAGGACGGCGAGATCAAAACCTACACCTACGCCGAGCTGCTGCGCGAGGTGTCCAAAGCCGCCAATGCGCTTGAAGAACTCGGCGTGCAGCCCGGGGACCGCGTGACCCTCTACATGCCGCTCGTGCCCGAAGCAGCCATCGCGATGCTCGCCTGCGCCCGCATCGGCGCGGTGCACAGCGTGGTGTTCGGGGGATTCTCGGTCGCGGCCCTGGCCGAGCGCATCAACAACGCCCAGAGCAAACTGCTGATCACCGCCGACGCGGGCTACCGACGGGGCAAGCCGGTCACCCTCAAGGTCAACGCCGACGAGGCCGCCAAGCTCGCACCCTGTCTTGAGCATGTCTTGGTGGTTAAACGCACCGGCACGCCGGTCGAGTGGTGGACCGAGGGCCGCGACCTGTGGTGGCACGACGTGGTGGACCGCCAGAGCGACCAGCACCAGGCCGCCGCGCTGGACAGCGAACATCCGCTCTTCGTGCTCTACACCTCAGGAAGTACCGGGACGCCCAAGGGCGTGCAGCACACGACGGGCGGCTACATGGTCGGCACCTACCTCACCACGCAGACGGTGTTTGACCTGCAGGACGACGACGTCTACTGGTGTACCGCCGATATCGGCTGGATCACTGGCCACAGCTACAGCGTGTACGGTCCACTGCTCAACGGCGCAACCGTGGTGATGTACGAGG includes:
- the acs gene encoding acetate--CoA ligase: MTHANDHIDAMLHETRVIHPSAEFQAQARVSREEYERRYRQSLDDPDTFWSEVAGELHWMEPWTQLLDWQEPHAQWFVGAKTNIAYNALDRQVQRGLGDKRAIIWEGEDGEIKTYTYAELLREVSKAANALEELGVQPGDRVTLYMPLVPEAAIAMLACARIGAVHSVVFGGFSVAALAERINNAQSKLLITADAGYRRGKPVTLKVNADEAAKLAPCLEHVLVVKRTGTPVEWWTEGRDLWWHDVVDRQSDQHQAAALDSEHPLFVLYTSGSTGTPKGVQHTTGGYMVGTYLTTQTVFDLQDDDVYWCTADIGWITGHSYSVYGPLLNGATVVMYEGAPNHPDWGRFWDIVQRHGVTILYTAPTAIRAFMQHGEEIPGSYDLSSLRLLGSVGEPINPEAWMWYWRVIGGERCPVVDTWWQTETGSIMLTTLPGAFPSKPGSAGLPMFGVEPTLMTHDGEELGPNDGGLLVIKRPWPSMLRTVYGDDERYRKSYWGEIQGVYFAGDGARRDEDGYYTIVGRVDDVLNVSGHRLGTMEIESALVAHPSVSEAAVVGKPDPVKGECVVAFVLVQDGHTADPKELRAHVSREIGALARPDSIYIADALPKTRSGKIMRRFLRQVAAGQPIQGDTSTLEDPAVLDRLAATVPA